A single genomic interval of Daucus carota subsp. sativus chromosome 1, DH1 v3.0, whole genome shotgun sequence harbors:
- the LOC108201503 gene encoding uncharacterized protein LOC108201503 isoform X3, giving the protein MGRGPTTRSRANVGSKTTEDGSDKEPTHHSVQPTTVANPLIEIPQADDGNGSMTAFLALRKRQQEEAKKEKEEKEKLEKERVEKKKALADASKKVVQESMPEIEEGDEEVPYRPRGKTRMDKVHTRSFEQRIVIGMNELGQPITENDKVLSELSSFLGTLAKRCVPLTYVTWRKVPKNLKETMWNYVKARYIIPDELESWAIETIHASWRGYKCRTKAAHYTAFETDEIRLQNRPDDIPLERFKLLLEYWNDESIQDKARKNSNSRKSYTETHTLGPKSIAQLRHKMKKNAPDESEPCDAEVFVKTRTRDAGREYKTSTKTMKKKIDKINKKINSGEAADEMLLDKEHGPTWLLGRCKKPQKLSAAAPTDTYVKELTTKIKEGLAAEVEEKVKKIQEEVDEQVNRKVQQNLASVLKKLGEANPFTIDVTELCAHVASDNDDGTPMTKGTSF; this is encoded by the exons ATGGGACGTGGACCAACAACACGTTCTCGAGCCAATGTTGGAAGCAAGACAACTGAGGATGGAAGCGATAAGGAACCGACGCATCATTCGGTACAACCAACAACAGTTGCAAATCCATTAATTGAGATACCCCAAGCAGATGATGGAAATGGTTCAATGACTGCTTTTTTGGCTCTCCGGAAACGCCAACAAGAGGAagctaaaaaggaaaaagaagaaaaagaaaagctcGAAAAAGAAAGAGTTGAAAAGAAAAAAGCTCTTGCAGATGCAAGTAAAAAGGTTGTTCAAGAATCTATGCCTGAAATAGAAGAGGGCGATGAAGAAG TTCCATACCGCCCAAGAGGAAAGACAAGAATGGATAAAGTTCATACAAGAAGTTTTGAGCAGAGAATTGTGATTGGGATGAATGAGCTGGGCCAACCCATAACAGAAAATGACAAGGTACTCTCTGAGCTGAGTAGCTTTTTGGGAACACTGGCCAAGCGATGTGTGCCACTGACTTATGTAACTTGGCGCAAAGTTCCTAAAAATTTGAAGGAAACTATGTGGAATTATGTCAAG GCCCGCTATATTATTCCCGATGAACTGGAAAGTTGGGCAATTGAGACAATTCATGCATCCTGGAGGGGGTATAAGTGTCGAACTAAGGCAGCGCATTATACAGCTTTTGAAACTGATGAAATTAGGCTACAAAATAGGCCTGATGATATTCCACTTGAGAGGTTCAAATTGCTGTTGGAATATTGGAATGATGAAAGTATTCAG GATAAAGCCAGGAAAAATTCAAATAGCCGCAAGTCATATACCGAGACTCACACTCTTGGTCCTAAAAGTATCGCACAGCTTCGACACAAAATG aaaaagaATGCCCCAGATGAGTCTGAACCATGTGATGCAGAGGTTTTTGTGAAAACTCGGACTCGTGATGCAGGACGCGAGTACAAGACCAGTactaaaacaatgaaaaagaaaatt gataaaattaacaaaaaaatcaattccgGGGAGGCTGCTGATGAAATGCTTTTGGATAAAGAGCATGGCCCGACTTGGCTCTTAGGGAGATGCAAGAAGCCGCAAAAACTATCAGCTGCTGCTCCAACGGATACATATGTCAAAGAATTGACAACAAAAATTAAGGAAGGCCTTGCTGCTGAAGTCGAGGAAAAAGTGAAGAAAATCCAAGAAGAGGTAGATGAGCAGGTAAACAGGAAGGTGCAACAAAATTTGGCATCGGTCCTTAAGAAACTTGGTGAAGCAAACCCGTTCACAATTGATGTTACAGAGCTGTGTGCACATGTGGCCAGTGACAATGACGATGGCACACCAATGACTAAAGGCACCAGCTTCTAG
- the LOC108201503 gene encoding uncharacterized protein LOC108201503 isoform X2 has protein sequence MGRGPTTRSRANVGSKTTEDGSDKEPTHHSVQPTTVANPLIEIPQADDGNGSMTAFLALRKRQQEEAKKEKEEKEKLEKERVEKKKALADASKKVVQESMPEIEEGDEEVVVPYRPRGKTRMDKVHTRSFEQRIVIGMNELGQPITENDKVLSELSSFLGTLAKRCVPLTYVTWRKVPKNLKETMWNYVKARYIIPDELESWAIETIHASWRGYKCRTKAAHYTAFETDEIRLQNRPDDIPLERFKLLLEYWNDESIQDKARKNSNSRKSYTETHTLGPKSIAQLRHKMKKNAPDESEPCDAEVFVKTRTRDAGREYKTSTKTMKKKIDKINKKINSGEAADEMLLDKEHGPTWLLGRCKKPQKLSAAAPTDTYVKELTTKIKEGLAAEVEEKVKKIQEEVDEQVNRKVQQNLASVLKKLGEANPFTIDVTELCAHVASDNDDGTPMTKGTSF, from the exons ATGGGACGTGGACCAACAACACGTTCTCGAGCCAATGTTGGAAGCAAGACAACTGAGGATGGAAGCGATAAGGAACCGACGCATCATTCGGTACAACCAACAACAGTTGCAAATCCATTAATTGAGATACCCCAAGCAGATGATGGAAATGGTTCAATGACTGCTTTTTTGGCTCTCCGGAAACGCCAACAAGAGGAagctaaaaaggaaaaagaagaaaaagaaaagctcGAAAAAGAAAGAGTTGAAAAGAAAAAAGCTCTTGCAGATGCAAGTAAAAAGGTTGTTCAAGAATCTATGCCTGAAATAGAAGAGGGCGATGAAGAAG TTGTAGTTCCATACCGCCCAAGAGGAAAGACAAGAATGGATAAAGTTCATACAAGAAGTTTTGAGCAGAGAATTGTGATTGGGATGAATGAGCTGGGCCAACCCATAACAGAAAATGACAAGGTACTCTCTGAGCTGAGTAGCTTTTTGGGAACACTGGCCAAGCGATGTGTGCCACTGACTTATGTAACTTGGCGCAAAGTTCCTAAAAATTTGAAGGAAACTATGTGGAATTATGTCAAG GCCCGCTATATTATTCCCGATGAACTGGAAAGTTGGGCAATTGAGACAATTCATGCATCCTGGAGGGGGTATAAGTGTCGAACTAAGGCAGCGCATTATACAGCTTTTGAAACTGATGAAATTAGGCTACAAAATAGGCCTGATGATATTCCACTTGAGAGGTTCAAATTGCTGTTGGAATATTGGAATGATGAAAGTATTCAG GATAAAGCCAGGAAAAATTCAAATAGCCGCAAGTCATATACCGAGACTCACACTCTTGGTCCTAAAAGTATCGCACAGCTTCGACACAAAATG aaaaagaATGCCCCAGATGAGTCTGAACCATGTGATGCAGAGGTTTTTGTGAAAACTCGGACTCGTGATGCAGGACGCGAGTACAAGACCAGTactaaaacaatgaaaaagaaaatt gataaaattaacaaaaaaatcaattccgGGGAGGCTGCTGATGAAATGCTTTTGGATAAAGAGCATGGCCCGACTTGGCTCTTAGGGAGATGCAAGAAGCCGCAAAAACTATCAGCTGCTGCTCCAACGGATACATATGTCAAAGAATTGACAACAAAAATTAAGGAAGGCCTTGCTGCTGAAGTCGAGGAAAAAGTGAAGAAAATCCAAGAAGAGGTAGATGAGCAGGTAAACAGGAAGGTGCAACAAAATTTGGCATCGGTCCTTAAGAAACTTGGTGAAGCAAACCCGTTCACAATTGATGTTACAGAGCTGTGTGCACATGTGGCCAGTGACAATGACGATGGCACACCAATGACTAAAGGCACCAGCTTCTAG
- the LOC108201503 gene encoding uncharacterized protein LOC108201503 isoform X1 → MGRGPTTRSRANVGSKTTEDGSDKEPTHHSVQPTTVANPLIEIPQADDGNGSMTAFLALRKRQQEEAKKEKEEKEKLEKERVEKKKALADASKKVVQESMPEIEEGDEEEVVVPYRPRGKTRMDKVHTRSFEQRIVIGMNELGQPITENDKVLSELSSFLGTLAKRCVPLTYVTWRKVPKNLKETMWNYVKARYIIPDELESWAIETIHASWRGYKCRTKAAHYTAFETDEIRLQNRPDDIPLERFKLLLEYWNDESIQDKARKNSNSRKSYTETHTLGPKSIAQLRHKMKKNAPDESEPCDAEVFVKTRTRDAGREYKTSTKTMKKKIDKINKKINSGEAADEMLLDKEHGPTWLLGRCKKPQKLSAAAPTDTYVKELTTKIKEGLAAEVEEKVKKIQEEVDEQVNRKVQQNLASVLKKLGEANPFTIDVTELCAHVASDNDDGTPMTKGTSF, encoded by the exons ATGGGACGTGGACCAACAACACGTTCTCGAGCCAATGTTGGAAGCAAGACAACTGAGGATGGAAGCGATAAGGAACCGACGCATCATTCGGTACAACCAACAACAGTTGCAAATCCATTAATTGAGATACCCCAAGCAGATGATGGAAATGGTTCAATGACTGCTTTTTTGGCTCTCCGGAAACGCCAACAAGAGGAagctaaaaaggaaaaagaagaaaaagaaaagctcGAAAAAGAAAGAGTTGAAAAGAAAAAAGCTCTTGCAGATGCAAGTAAAAAGGTTGTTCAAGAATCTATGCCTGAAATAGAAGAGGGCGATGAAGAAG AAGTTGTAGTTCCATACCGCCCAAGAGGAAAGACAAGAATGGATAAAGTTCATACAAGAAGTTTTGAGCAGAGAATTGTGATTGGGATGAATGAGCTGGGCCAACCCATAACAGAAAATGACAAGGTACTCTCTGAGCTGAGTAGCTTTTTGGGAACACTGGCCAAGCGATGTGTGCCACTGACTTATGTAACTTGGCGCAAAGTTCCTAAAAATTTGAAGGAAACTATGTGGAATTATGTCAAG GCCCGCTATATTATTCCCGATGAACTGGAAAGTTGGGCAATTGAGACAATTCATGCATCCTGGAGGGGGTATAAGTGTCGAACTAAGGCAGCGCATTATACAGCTTTTGAAACTGATGAAATTAGGCTACAAAATAGGCCTGATGATATTCCACTTGAGAGGTTCAAATTGCTGTTGGAATATTGGAATGATGAAAGTATTCAG GATAAAGCCAGGAAAAATTCAAATAGCCGCAAGTCATATACCGAGACTCACACTCTTGGTCCTAAAAGTATCGCACAGCTTCGACACAAAATG aaaaagaATGCCCCAGATGAGTCTGAACCATGTGATGCAGAGGTTTTTGTGAAAACTCGGACTCGTGATGCAGGACGCGAGTACAAGACCAGTactaaaacaatgaaaaagaaaatt gataaaattaacaaaaaaatcaattccgGGGAGGCTGCTGATGAAATGCTTTTGGATAAAGAGCATGGCCCGACTTGGCTCTTAGGGAGATGCAAGAAGCCGCAAAAACTATCAGCTGCTGCTCCAACGGATACATATGTCAAAGAATTGACAACAAAAATTAAGGAAGGCCTTGCTGCTGAAGTCGAGGAAAAAGTGAAGAAAATCCAAGAAGAGGTAGATGAGCAGGTAAACAGGAAGGTGCAACAAAATTTGGCATCGGTCCTTAAGAAACTTGGTGAAGCAAACCCGTTCACAATTGATGTTACAGAGCTGTGTGCACATGTGGCCAGTGACAATGACGATGGCACACCAATGACTAAAGGCACCAGCTTCTAG